The genome window atatatatatatatatatatatatatatatatatatatatatatatatatatatatatatatatatatatatatatatatatatatatatatatatatatatatatatatatatatatatatatatatatacacacacatacaatcatgaagctacaaatgttgtttaatatccaattcacgctacttcgagaatatccccgatggggaattatcaccgaaggggaatctttcaagtgataaatggatcaataTCACTTGGTCtcgatttatcacttataaaattccccttcggtaataattccccataggggatattctcgaagtagcgtgaattggatattaaacaacatttgcagcttcatgattatatataaatcacggtgtgataaaaatttcatatacatatatatacacacacatatacatataatacacacacacagacatatatatatatatatatatatatatatatatatatatatatatatatatatatatatatatatatatatatatatatatatatatatatatatatatatatataggcgtgatttgtgtgtatgtgtgtgtagttttaaGCATGATAATTTCTTCCATCAGAGACAGTGATGTCATAACATGTTAAATTTCAGGTATTTATCAaatcttttatctggaatgtggAATGATATTGCTAGACCCATACGAATGAGCAAGGGTCTTCGGTACCCATCCCGGCAATAACAAAAAGGTGAAAGGACTGGGTGTGCGGAAATGGAAGGGAAAGGTGATTGAGTTTTTCGTAGGTGAATTATGTATATACTAGGTAGATGTAGTCCTAGTATCAGTGGATGGCTGACAGGGTACAGGTGCGTCTCGTTTACGCTCGTCTGGGTAAGGCTGAATGGAGAGGAGAaaaaggtgtaattttttttatgatatacagGTCAGACAGTACCTACTTGGCTACCCGTAGAGTCATcaaattatgaatataataatgcCTAGGATACGAATAGGACAAAAACTAAGCCCTTCTTTCCCCAAGGCAAGGCTTAAAATCATGAAGGAAATAATGGCAAAGgccactctttaaaaaaaaaaaaatacgatagaTGGTAGCTCGTTATTGTTTTGCAGAACGGAAGTTTAGCACCTATGCGAATGAATCTTGaacactatacccttatttgaacttttatgaaaatatgtttgaGTCTTCTTATTCAGTTTGAACAATTTTGCTTCACTATAGTTGAACTTTGTTTCAGGGTATCTTTTTATCAGGAAGAATCTCTTAATTTCTAAAGCAAATCTGGCAATGGCATCTTCATCAGTAGACAGGTTCTCCGCTTGTTTTTACATATGATCACTTATCAACTTCAGGATCTACAGCGCCATTTTTTTCTTGCTGTAGATGAGGTAGCTATACTCAGTCCAGCAGGGGATTTCTCAAATGTCCACACTTGCTTAGTACTTTCTGGGGCGACTGATTATTCTTCTTCAACGGGGTACATTTTTTGTTCTGATTTTCTAACCATGTGCTTAAAGCTTTGTCCATCTGTGCTAAACATTGATCACTCACTGCAGATGTGACTGCCTATTACAGAGGCAAAAAGCTAAAACAATCAAATTCTTCATTTGTCTTTGCATTATTTCCCAaatcagtaatttattatttgtacGTATTCTTGCCaccttcttttttctctccatgctaaattattacttttattctttggTGTTGCATTAACCGAATTTTAGACAACAGAGTTTCGTTGTCCGAATTTTGGACAAAGAAACACCATGCAGACGCGACAACGCATACAAATGTTGAATGCCGGAAGCATATTGTAACAGTATTTACAAGACAAAGGAACAGAAACTCCCAAGATGAATCACATTGGATGCTGGCCAAGAAGTCGGCAGACTGCGAAACGAAATGTTAAGCATTAAGAATTACTGGATATTTCACCTTAATTTTTAGCATTCTTAGACGTGACAACTGAATTCGCTCATGCTGAATCTGCATGTATGTCACGGTATATTGATTTCAGTGATGTGAGCCTCTGAATTAAATCTTGGAATTGTATGGGTTATTTCTTAAAAGGAATGAATCTTTTAGAAATATGTCTGGCAATTCAGTCAATGGAAAAATTGCTTGCATGTACAGAGGCTTGGaccaaatttcatgcttattCTCCATGAGTGTTTCCAGAACATTAAccataattgttttatttctaactatattttatttgcattgccGAAGTCTTTCATCATTTGGCTGGCATTACAAACAAGGAAAAGAGCTTGACACAGAAAAAGGCAATCTGCTGAAAGTGAATGCTGATAGCTGtcgatggcttttttttttgtgaagagagagagagagagagagagagagagagagagagagagagagaggtcgttgtTGGGCAGTAAGCGACATGCTTAAGAAAATAAGAGAAGTAGAAGATAATAGATTAAAATATGCGCTTCGCAGGAGTGTAACATTATTGATGTGAAATGCTGACTCAAAGTTTTGGCACCTATTGCTTTATTATTCATTGATTTCCAAATTATGTAATTACAccattctcttcatttatttctcctCCCGATTATGCTTATATCCTACAGACATTACCTTTCAAATATCCTCACCCTCGCTTACCTAAGTCCATATCTTTAATCCTAGCCCATACTTTATCCACATTATCCTTATTCCAGGGAGATGCATCTGCTGAGAAAGAAGTAGATGAAGTCCCTGAGGAATCCAAACTTGTTAAATTTTTCCCTGAGAACTCTGACTTGCCAAACCATCTTCACCCAGTGAGGAACGTAAGAGAATCTCCCAACGTACAACAGTCCAAAGGTACCTACTATCTTTATTTGTGTTATCCCTTTTCCATCTTTTTAACTTATCTTCTCATTGCTGATTATATAATCATGATACTTCATTAAGAATCATTTTTGCTCTATCATATAGTTATCGGAAAGTCCTGAGATATTTTTTATCGTTCCTTTCCACGTTCCTTTTGTAGGAACGTTCTTAGAGGAGAGAAgcagagatagaagagagaagaatCAGAAGAACGGGAAGGAGAAAAGCCAAAAGACACGAAGGCGTCCCCAAAGGCAaatcatcagaaaataaaaagaagataccGAACAAGGGACcagcatttaaaagaaaatccagCTCTCATGAGAAGAATATTAGTAAACAAGGCAGTGGTAAAAGGAAATCAGTAgttacaaataaagacaaaaatagtaaaaaggaATGGCAAagatcataaaaacaaaaacaaaccaaagaaaaagaagaagaaaggcgaGGGCAATAAGAGAAaacctaataaaaacaaagataagccTGGCAAGAACAATGGCAAAAAGCCAGATTCAGAAAATAGCAAATACACGGATTTCGTGCCTTGGATAAGCATTTATGAAGTTCTTATAGAAAAGCAAGGAGAAACCTACCCTACAAGTTCTGTGTGCCAGCAAATGGGTGGCCATTGCGTTCATTATGACCTTGCAAATGTCTTCAACTGCGACTCTGTTTACAACAACTGTGATGACCCTGATTGTCGTTGCTGTGTTGGTGGCAAACTTGCAAATGGAGGTTCTGGTAGCCTTGTGTCTGGTGCTGAActtgcttctggaaacgataacCAATGGCGCTACTGTGACTTGACCTCTCAGTGTTACCAGCCAGGTCAGGCATGTGTCAGTGCTAATGTAGCCAACTCTTACAATTGTGACAATATTTTGAATACTTGTGGAAATAACTGTTACTGTTGCATTGGTGGAGGACTTGGCAACTCACACGTTGGTAATcaagctggaggaggaggaggaggaggaggaggaagtggtggagCAGGTAGTGGTGGGGGTTCAGGAGGAGGAGCTGCTGGAGGAACTGGGAACGGAGGAGCAGGTGGTGGGACTTCTGGAGGTGGAGCTGGTGGAGGAACAGGAAGTGGCGGTGCTTCAGGAGGGGGAGCTTCTGGAGGAGTGGGAGGCGGAGGAGCAGGAGGTGGTACCTCAGGAGGAGCAGCGGACGGTGGTACTTCAGGAGGAGGAGCCAGTGGAATATGCGCGCGTTCCTGGAAGTGTTCCAGGAAAGGAGGTGAATGCCGAGATGGCTTTTTTAGTGACTGCAGCAGGACCCTGAATAAATGTGGAAGGGGAACGTCATGCAAATGTTGCATATTAGTAGCAAACAAAGGTTAGTCTAGTTATACTTTCACCAGGTAGCTTGGTAAACAACTGCAAACTACAGAAACAgatctctctctatatgtattatattcaagtgtaaatgaataaatctttaaaaaaaaatgcatatttttcaaaTTGTGTCATTACAGGATGCAGGCAGATAAAACGTTGCTTTAAAGCCGGAGGCACTTGCAGGAATCAGTGCAATGCAGGAGAATTTCAACAAGGTCGATGCAAAAGAGGCTGTGTGTGTTGCTTGCCAGGTAGGTGCAAGCTATGGCCgcttttatcttcttttaaagcaagaaatatatatcatgaaactTATCTTCACATTGGTAACCTCATAAActtaacatatatgataaaatatttatactatgCTTGATTTGGATTTATGCTTCGTTGGGAATGATATACAGTTAAGAATACATCACCTACTGGATCTGGAAAATATATagccaatatacatatatactgcatacgtatttatatgtatatatatgtatatatatttatatatataatacacataaatatacatatatatatttatatacattatatatatatatatatatatatatatatatatatatatatatatatatatatatatatattcatacatatatattacatacatgtatacataaatataaattatatatatattttacatgtatatatatacatttatatatagtatacatatatgtacacatacacatacacacacacacacatatatacatatatatatatatatatatatatatatatatatatatatatatatatatatatatatacatgtacattggCTACATATTTTTCAGATCCAGTGGGTAATTTACTCCCAATTGCATATCATTCCCAATGAAGCATAAATCCAAATCAAGCATGGAATAAATATTTCACCATATATGTTAAGTTTATGAGGTTACCCATGTGAAGAtaagttttatgtatacatatacatcatacatatatattatatacatgttttatatgtatatatatacatcatacatatatattatatatatatatatatatatatatatatatatatatatatatatatatatatatatatatatatatatatatatatatatatatatatatatatatatatatatatatatatatatatatatatatatgcaagtgtgtgGAGAGGGAAGAGTATTAATATACTTTACATAAAACTAAGCATATTGAAATAAATCTCAAATACTACATTTTCTGTTTCAGCAACATCAGGGTCTGGAGGAGGGCAGGGCGGAGCTGGAGCAGGAGGTGCAGGAtctggaggaactggaggagCTGGAGGAGGTTCTGGAGGGATAGGAGGAGGTTCTGGAGGAGCTGGAGGAGGATCtgggggaagtggaggaggatCTGGAGGAGCTGGAGGAGGGTCTGGTGGGACAGGAGGAGCCGGAGGAGGATCTGGCGGAAGTGGGGGTAGTGGAGTAGCTGGAGGAGGTTCTGGAGGAGCTGGAGGAGGATCTGGAGGAATTGGTGGTTCTGGAGGAGCTGGTGGAGGATCAGGAGGAAGTGAAGGTtctggaggaagtggaggaggatcTGGGGGAAGTGGAGGAGGTTCTGGAGGAGCTGGAGGAGGGTCTGGAGGAGCTGGAGGAGGTTCTGGAGGAGCTGGGGAGCTTCTGGAGGAAGTGGAGGTtctggaggaagtggaggaggatcTGGGGGAAGTGGAGGAGGTTCTGGAGGAGCTGGAATAGGGTCTGGAGGAGCTGGAGGAGGATCTGGAGGAAGTGGAGGTTCTGGGGGAGCTGGTGGAGGATCTGGAGGAAGTGGAGGTTCTGGAGTAGCTGACGGAGGATCTGGAGGAAGTGGAGGTtctggaggaagtggaggaggatcTGGGGGAAGTGGAGGAGGCTCTGGAGGAGCTGGAGGAGGGTCTGGAGGTGCTGGAGGAGCTGGTGGAGCATCCGGAGGAAGTGGAGGTTCTGGAGGAGCTGGCGGAGGATCTGGAGGAGCTGGCGGAGGATCTGGAGGAAGCGGAGGTTCTGGAGTAGCTGGCGGAGGATCTGGAGGAAGTGGAGGTTCTGGAGTAGCTGGAGGAGGATCTGGTGGAAGTGGAGGTTCTGTAGGAAATGGAGGAGGATCTGGGGGAAGTGGAGGAGGGACTGGAGGGACAGAAGGAGCTGGCGGAGGATCTGGAGGTTCTGGAGTAGCTGGAGGAGGATCTGGTGGAAGTGAAGGTTCTGGAGGAGCTGGAGGAGGATCTGAGGGGCTGGAAGTTCTGGAGTTGCTGGAGGGGGATCTGGGGGAAGTG of Macrobrachium rosenbergii isolate ZJJX-2024 chromosome 59, ASM4041242v1, whole genome shotgun sequence contains these proteins:
- the LOC136837362 gene encoding uncharacterized protein, translating into MKEMARILFLILPLVVGALGDASAEKEVDEVPEESKLVKFFPENSDLPNHLHPVRNVRESPNVQQSKGTFLEERSRDRREKNQKNGKEKSQKTRRRPQRQIIRK
- the LOC136837588 gene encoding uncharacterized protein, with the protein product MSKYQILKAYLPPDDPVPPPAPPEPVPPDPPPVPPELPPVPPVPPADPPAVPPPVPIDPPPVPPETPPLPPEPLAPPDPLPVPPEPPLPPDPLPVPPEPPLPPALPPLPPDPPPVPPDTPHHFLLNPLQFLQSLHFLQILLQLLQNLPRFPQTLLQLLQNLHFPQIPLQQLQNFQPLRSSSSSSRTFTSTRSSSSYSRTSRSSASSFCPSSPSSTSPRSSSISYRTSTSTRSSSSYSRTSTSSRSSASYSRTSASSRSSASSSRSSASSSRTSTSSGCSTSSSSTSRPSSSSSRASSTSPRSSSTSSRTSTSSRSSVSYSRTSTSSRSSTSSPRTSTSSRSSSSSSRPYSSSSRTSSTSPRSSSTSSRTSTSSRSSPAPPEPPPAPPDPPPAPPEPPPLPPDPPPLPPEPSLPPDPPPAPPEPPIPPDPPPAPPEPPPATPLPPLPPDPPPAPPVPPDPPPAPPDPPPLPPDPPPAPPEPPPIPPEPPPAPPVPPDPAPPAPAPPCPPPDPDVAETENVVFEIYFNMLSFM